One Gloeothece verrucosa PCC 7822 DNA window includes the following coding sequences:
- a CDS encoding oligosaccharide flippase family protein: MSSLKQKAIKGTVWTIMGYGGANILRLASNLILTRLLVPELFGLMALVNTFIMGIALFSDIGIGPSIIQNKRGDDPIFLNTAWTLQVIRSCAIWLLSLGICVPVSHFYNEPRLLWLLPLVALNVLINGFRSTKLATVNRHLMVSKLTIFNLTVQAISLIVTIVWAFFKPTIWALVVGNFFSSILGLVLSYRIIPGTGNRFAWDKTSLKELISFGKWIFVSTMMTFLASQSDKLFMGKLFSTKMLGVYTIAATFSEMPRQILGAISGQIIFPVISAQKDLPRQVLRAKILQKRWLILVGMIAVLLPLTCFGDLLVLNLYKKAYYDAAWMLPILALGMWPAVLNQSMSPALIAIGKPFYNAAGDFSKFMFMAIGLPLAFHKLGIVGPILIIAFNDLPSYIVMNYGLWREKLFALKQDILATMLLITVLSVVLMGRYLLGGGTPIDRIIQIH; this comes from the coding sequence ATGTCATCTTTAAAACAAAAAGCCATCAAGGGAACAGTCTGGACCATAATGGGTTATGGAGGGGCTAACATCCTCAGACTAGCCAGTAACTTAATTTTGACTCGTCTGCTAGTTCCGGAGTTATTCGGACTGATGGCTTTAGTTAATACCTTTATCATGGGTATAGCCTTATTTTCCGACATTGGAATTGGGCCTAGCATTATTCAAAATAAACGTGGCGATGATCCAATCTTTCTTAATACAGCCTGGACTTTACAAGTAATCCGTAGTTGTGCCATTTGGTTACTCAGTTTAGGAATTTGTGTTCCTGTATCTCATTTTTATAACGAACCAAGACTACTCTGGCTGTTGCCTCTGGTAGCCCTAAACGTATTGATTAACGGTTTTCGTTCTACTAAATTGGCAACAGTTAACCGCCATTTAATGGTGAGTAAGCTAACCATTTTTAATTTAACAGTACAAGCCATTAGCCTGATAGTTACGATTGTTTGGGCTTTTTTTAAGCCTACCATCTGGGCACTGGTAGTCGGGAATTTTTTCTCATCAATATTGGGGCTGGTACTCAGTTACAGGATCATTCCCGGAACCGGTAATCGCTTTGCCTGGGATAAAACATCTCTTAAAGAGCTTATTTCTTTTGGCAAATGGATATTTGTTTCCACCATGATGACCTTTTTGGCTTCACAATCTGACAAACTGTTCATGGGGAAATTATTTTCTACAAAAATGTTAGGTGTCTATACCATTGCTGCAACATTTTCTGAAATGCCAAGACAGATCTTAGGCGCTATCAGCGGCCAAATTATTTTTCCGGTAATTTCAGCACAAAAAGACTTACCCCGTCAAGTTCTTCGAGCTAAAATTTTACAGAAACGTTGGTTGATTCTAGTAGGAATGATAGCGGTTCTTTTGCCTCTAACTTGCTTTGGAGATTTACTCGTCCTGAACTTGTATAAAAAAGCCTATTATGACGCGGCTTGGATGCTGCCAATTCTGGCTTTAGGAATGTGGCCGGCTGTCTTAAACCAATCTATGAGTCCAGCTTTAATTGCCATTGGAAAACCCTTTTATAACGCGGCTGGTGACTTTTCTAAGTTTATGTTTATGGCTATTGGTTTACCCCTTGCCTTTCATAAGTTAGGAATTGTCGGACCGATCTTGATTATTGCTTTTAACGATTTACCGAGTTATATTGTTATGAATTATGGCCTGTGGCGAGAAAAACTGTTTGCTTTAAAGCAAGATATCCTGGCTACTATGTTACTCATAACAGTCTTGAGCGTAGTTTTAATGGGCCGCTATCTGTTGGGTGGGGGGACTCCCATTGATAGAATTATACAAATTCATTAA
- the argF gene encoding ornithine carbamoyltransferase, whose amino-acid sequence MSLKALQGKDILSIADLSTKEISALLQLARDLKKGEKKPICQKILGLLFYKASTRTRVSFTTAMYQLGGQVIDLNPSVTQVGRGEPISDTARVLARYLDILAIRTFKQEDLQTFAHYADIPIINALSDLEHPCQILADLLTIQECFGTLEGITLSYFGDGNNVAHSILLGGALMGMKVCIATPDDYKPDSGVVEQAQALAASHGGEIFLTKDPVEAAKGSHVLYTDVWASMGQEASADARIPVFQPYQLNEKLLSYADKEAIVLHCLPAHRGEEITSEVIEGKQSRVWDQAENRMHAQKALMVSVLGIE is encoded by the coding sequence ATGAGTCTGAAAGCGTTACAGGGAAAGGATATCTTAAGTATTGCTGATCTCAGCACCAAGGAAATAAGCGCGTTGTTACAACTGGCTAGGGATTTGAAGAAGGGAGAGAAAAAGCCAATCTGCCAGAAAATTTTAGGACTACTCTTTTACAAGGCTTCTACTCGCACTCGCGTGTCTTTTACCACAGCTATGTATCAACTCGGGGGTCAAGTGATAGACCTCAACCCGAGTGTTACTCAAGTGGGTAGAGGAGAACCGATTTCTGATACGGCTAGGGTACTTGCTCGCTATCTGGATATATTAGCCATACGTACTTTTAAGCAAGAAGACCTGCAAACTTTTGCCCATTATGCTGATATTCCTATTATTAATGCCTTAAGTGATTTAGAACATCCTTGTCAAATTTTAGCAGATTTATTGACGATCCAGGAATGTTTTGGCACCCTTGAGGGCATCACTTTATCTTATTTCGGAGATGGCAATAATGTGGCTCATTCGATTTTATTAGGTGGGGCATTGATGGGAATGAAAGTCTGTATTGCTACCCCAGATGATTATAAACCCGATAGTGGCGTGGTTGAGCAGGCTCAAGCATTGGCGGCTAGTCATGGCGGCGAAATTTTCCTCACTAAAGACCCGGTTGAAGCGGCTAAAGGCTCTCATGTTTTATATACTGATGTCTGGGCTTCTATGGGACAAGAAGCATCGGCTGATGCTAGAATTCCAGTCTTTCAGCCTTACCAATTGAATGAAAAATTGTTAAGTTATGCTGACAAAGAGGCAATTGTTTTGCACTGTTTACCGGCTCACCGAGGAGAAGAAATTACCTCAGAGGTCATTGAAGGGAAACAGTCCCGAGTTTGGGACCAAGCCGAAAACCGTATGCACGCTCAAAAGGCTTTGATGGTTAGTGTATTAGGGATTGAATAG